Below is a genomic region from Fusobacterium canifelinum.
TACCTTATTTTAACATAAATTTTTAAAAATTTACTTATTTATTTTATATAAGACAAAAATAATGGGACTGTTTAAACAATCCCAATTTTTTATTATTTTATTTCTTTACCATCTTTATATTTTACTTTTGATATCACTTTTCCAGCTTCATCATATTCAATAAACTCTCCATCTGGTAAGCCATCTTTCATTATTCCTGTTCCAACAATTTTTCCACTCTTATCAGAGAATTTTTCTACTTTACCATTAAATAATCCATTTTTTATACTTACTTTTTGATTAATTTTTCCATTTTCATAGTAAGTTTCCATAGCACCATTTAGACCATTAATTGATAAAACAGCTTTTGTTATAGTTACTTTTGCACTTAGACCATTTTTTACAGTTATTTGTTGAGTTTTGTGATTTATTTCATAAGTAGTATATAATGCTAATTTATTATTTTCAAAAGTTTCCACTTGTATTCTATCAATACCGTCTAAAAAAGCTTTTAAATCAGGACTATAAGGAATTTCTCCATTAACATAAGCTATAACAGCATCTGTTGCAAATATATTTGTATCTCTATTAAATTTATATGTATTTCTAACAACTAATTGTCCATTAGCAAGATAAATTTCAGAAACTGGATTTAATTTTCCATTCTTTTCAGAAATTTTAGTTTTCATTCCTGCCATTTGTGCAATACCTGGTTCATCTTTTAAAGAGTTAACTCCTATAAGTTTTCCTTCTTCACTGTAACCTTCTAATGTATTGTTAGCCTTATTTAACTTATAAGTAATTGTTATTTCCTTATCCTTATTTAACTTTTCACTAACATATTTGTTTACTTCATCCATATTTAGCTCTCCTGCTGCATATACAACAAAACTACATAAAGCTAAAAGTAAAAATAAAATTTTTTTCATAAATATAGAACCTCCATTAATTATAATAAATTTATTGTAACTAATTTTTCTCAAATATTCAAGTTAAAATTAAACATCTAAACCTTGATATGCCAATTTTTCAATATCCTCATCATGATTAGTGTTTATTTTTTCAATTTTTCTATTTTCTTCTTTTTCAGCATTCTTTTCTAACATTTTATCTCAATTTTTATTATTAGAAATTGTCAAATCAAATGGAATTACACTTTCAGAAATATATTTTTTAA
It encodes:
- a CDS encoding toxin-antitoxin system YwqK family antitoxin — encoded protein: MKKILFLLLALCSFVVYAAGELNMDEVNKYVSEKLNKDKEITITYKLNKANNTLEGYSEEGKLIGVNSLKDEPGIAQMAGMKTKISEKNGKLNPVSEIYLANGQLVVRNTYKFNRDTNIFATDAVIAYVNGEIPYSPDLKAFLDGIDRIQVETFENNKLALYTTYEINHKTQQITVKNGLSAKVTITKAVLSINGLNGAMETYYENGKINQKVSIKNGLFNGKVEKFSDKSGKIVGTGIMKDGLPDGEFIEYDEAGKVISKVKYKDGKEIK